A single Candidatus Schekmanbacteria bacterium DNA region contains:
- the radA gene encoding DNA repair protein RadA: protein MKERKFYQCQSCGYQSAKWLGKCPDCNEWNSFVEERETSVRRTTFKLPSLDSKSKPLSFRDIKQNEEARIKTGIGEFDRVLGGGLVSGSTILIGGSPGIGKSTLLLQALDALSENGLNCLYISGEESPSQIKLRAERLGLKAEKILVLSENCYEIIKDHITKIKPNAVVIDSIQTVYTSQLPSSPGSLSQLREVAGLLMFLAKSMGMPVIFTGHVTKDGSIAGPRVLEHIVDAVLYIEGDSGNYYRILRTAKNRFGSTNEIGIFEMREEGMVEVKNPSSIFLSEKSEEVAGSAVVCAIEGTRPILLEVQALVSHSSFGIPQRVTKGLNARRTSILTAVLEKKVGMRLSQEDIFINVVGGAEIDDPSADLGTVIAIISSFRDKPVKKRTVFTGEVGLTGEIRAVNRIELQINEAEKLGFERIFVPSANMKSLAVKNSIKIIEVDNIKDAVNDAF, encoded by the coding sequence ATGAAGGAAAGAAAATTTTATCAATGTCAATCCTGTGGATATCAGTCGGCTAAATGGCTGGGTAAATGCCCTGACTGCAACGAATGGAATAGTTTTGTTGAAGAAAGGGAAACATCTGTTCGACGCACTACCTTTAAACTTCCTTCTTTGGATTCAAAATCAAAACCTCTTTCATTTAGAGATATTAAGCAAAATGAAGAGGCAAGGATAAAAACCGGTATCGGAGAATTTGACAGAGTCTTGGGAGGCGGCCTTGTTTCTGGTTCGACCATTCTTATTGGTGGAAGTCCGGGTATAGGGAAATCAACTCTCCTTTTGCAAGCCCTCGATGCACTTTCAGAAAACGGGCTTAACTGTCTGTATATTTCAGGAGAAGAATCTCCTTCGCAGATAAAACTTCGAGCCGAAAGATTGGGGCTTAAAGCTGAAAAGATTCTCGTCCTTTCAGAAAACTGTTATGAAATCATAAAAGACCATATAACAAAGATAAAGCCCAATGCAGTTGTCATTGATTCTATCCAAACAGTATATACATCACAACTTCCTTCATCACCTGGCAGTTTGTCACAATTGAGAGAAGTAGCAGGGCTATTGATGTTTCTTGCAAAATCTATGGGGATGCCCGTGATTTTTACTGGACATGTAACTAAGGATGGCAGTATTGCAGGTCCAAGAGTACTTGAGCATATCGTTGATGCAGTGCTCTATATAGAGGGGGATAGTGGTAACTATTACCGCATTCTGCGGACAGCAAAAAACCGCTTTGGTTCGACGAATGAGATTGGAATATTTGAAATGCGTGAGGAAGGTATGGTAGAAGTAAAAAATCCTTCAAGCATTTTCCTTTCGGAAAAGAGTGAGGAGGTTGCAGGGTCTGCTGTTGTATGTGCAATAGAGGGGACAAGGCCTATATTGCTAGAAGTACAGGCGCTTGTATCGCATAGCTCTTTTGGGATACCGCAAAGAGTTACTAAGGGGCTCAATGCAAGACGAACATCGATCCTTACTGCTGTCCTTGAAAAGAAGGTAGGAATGCGTCTCTCACAGGAGGATATATTTATAAATGTTGTGGGCGGAGCCGAGATTGATGACCCGTCTGCAGACCTTGGCACTGTTATTGCAATTATTTCTTCTTTTAGAGATAAGCCGGTAAAAAAAAGAACGGTGTTTACTGGAGAAGTTGGTCTTACTGGCGAAATCAGGGCTGTTAACAGGATCGAGCTTCAGATAAACGAAGCAGAAAAACTCGGTTTTGAAAGAATTTTTGTCCCTTCAGCAAATATGAAATCGCTGGCAGTGAAAAATTCTATTAAAATAATTGAAGTGGACAATATAAAGGATGCTGTAAATGATGCTTTCTGA